One Heterodontus francisci isolate sHetFra1 chromosome 37, sHetFra1.hap1, whole genome shotgun sequence genomic window carries:
- the LOC137351985 gene encoding tumor necrosis factor receptor superfamily member 11A-like yields the protein MLCFKRKAMVTVFLILLVKDLIEVTSGLPKSTPEHQSSKHRVSQQKCPPGQYKVSPYSSKNQTKCAPCEEGTYTEMENSLPECRKCYGNCTGNSVETVPCTLTTNRKCECARHHYCITEDITMCEQCKRCDDKKLIFPGKEDYYKQACRPCSPGTFLNTKQTLKCQPHTNCSDLGKIIHTKGNSTADNYCVDPPSAIRPKTVLCIVTKDKKCQCPLGYYCAGCGDEKNLPADKEGYYNQVCQPCPPGTFLNITQTLKCQPHTNCTLLRQTLQTEGNSTDDNKCVPFSTENKLQKEKSSFTSSMIWIVVPLSIFCVTIIVRSSFCKIPNKQGMGILVKLKFICICGTKSNLYQGSNDEPEKNIATVPEIGEHCVDNIIADSKPTCVMMPLISNKETEAPTLEYKSEILDIGTVSAVVHMKDSTEDNIPFPVQENGRNSNTYYPIEEQSHKQYNQPVMIEAKYGTQASLYLDSNKYWLHCTSV from the exons GTTTCTCAGCAAAAATGTCCTCCAG GGCAATACAAGGTTTCACCATATTCAAGCAAAAACCAGACAAAATGTGCCCCTTGTGAGGAAGGAACATATACTGAGATGGAGAATTCCCTCCCAGAATGTCGCAAGTGTTATGGGAACTGCACAG GTAACAGTGTCGAGACTGTTCCGTGCACCCTTACAACAAACCGAAAATGTGAATGTGCTCGTCATCATTACTGTATTACCGAAGACATAACCATGTGTGAACAATGTAAGAGGTGTGATGATAAGAAGCTAATCTTTCCAG GTAAAGAAGATTACTACAAACAGGCGTGCCGGCCTTGTTCTCCAGGAACCTTTCTGAATACCAAACAAACACTGAAATGCCAACCTCACACCAA TTGTTCAGACTTGGGGAAGATCATTCACACAAAAGGCAACAGCACAGCTGACAACTACTGTGTTGATCCACCATCAGCTATAAGACCAA AAACTGTTCTGTGCATTGTTACAAAAGACAAGAAATGTCAGTGTCCCCTCGGCTATTATTGTGCAGGATGTGGAGATGAGAAAAATCTCCCTGCAG ATAAAGAAGGCTACTACAACCAAGTTTGCCAGCCGTGTCCTCCAGGAACCTTTCTGAATATCACGCAAACACTGAAATGTCAACCTCATACCAA TTGCACGCTATTGAGACAGACCCTTCAGACAGAAGGTAACAGTACAGATGACAACAAGTGTGTTCCTTTCTCGACGGAGAATAAACTTCAAAAAGAAA aaagTTCTTTTACCTCGTCCATGATATGGATAGTGGTTCCCTTGTCCATATTTTGTGTCACCATAATAGTGAGATCTTCATTTTGCAAGATACCTAACAAGCAAG GAATGGGAATACTGGTGAAACTGAAG TTTATTTGCATTTGTGGCACCAAAAGCAATCTTTATCAAGGTAGCAATGATGAACCAGAAAAAAATATAGCAACTGTGCCAGAGATTGGGGAGCACTGTGTGGATAACATTATCGCTGATTCAAAACCTACTTGTGTAATGATGCCACTGATAAGCAACAAAGAGACTGAAGCTCCTACATTGGAATACAAATCTGAAATTCTAGACATTGGAACTGTGTCAGCTGTTG TTCACATGAAAGATAGTACAGAGGACAACATTCCATTTCCAGTACAAGAAAATGGAAGAAACTCAAACACCTACTATCCAATAGAGGAGCAGAGTCACAAACAATACAACCAGCCAGTAATGATTGAGGCCAAATACGGGACACAAGCAAGCCTATATTTAGATAGCAATAAGTATTGGTTGCATTGCACTTCTGTCTAA